The Oculatellaceae cyanobacterium region TTTGCCTAAGCTAAACTGACCTTGATAACATTCCCACTCAATTAACTTCTTACATCTATGAATATTCAATCAATTGAAACTGCTGAAGATGCTCTTGAATTTGCCAGAGAAGAGTTTGAAAGAAGAAATATTGATTGGAATATTTATGAATTGGATAGTGTCTTACAAATCACAGAGGAACTCATCACAAAATTTAGATTAAAAAATAGAAAAATTGGTTGGGATATAGATTTTATTCTCAGAGTACCTGAAGGATTTGAGACAAGATATCTTTTCCTGCATATCGATACATCGCTTGGAACCTGTGAAATAGTTCAACACATTTGAGGTGCTAGGGCATCTGCCTACAGACGAACTTGTATTTAAATAAGTTAAAATTGTACTTACTTGTTAGAAATAAAAGCCAACTAAATTGTTCAAGATTCAAGTTAAAAGTGATAAGTTTTAAGCCCTTATTTACACTGCAATCGCAGATTATTATTCTATTAACAGAGAGCCGCTAGGCTACCTTTAAACTTTATAGTGTACATAGTGCAAGAGTGCATAGTGCGATCACACAGTCAATTCCAATTAATTATTTAATTAGCTCCCCTATCGGGGTGTTTATCCCAAAAGTTCCGTGATTGTTGAAAGTATTTTTACTTGCTGCACTACTAACTTGTTTCAATACTGCCATCAGGCATAATTGTATTGCAGTAAATAGGACTGGGGTCGATAGAAGCACCCTCCAAGTCAGCACCAGTTAAATTGGCATTAGTAAGGTTAGCACCCTCCAAATAGGCAGCAACCAAGTTAGCATCACTCAAATTAGCCCCACTCAAGTTAGCTCTCTCCAAAATCGACATGAACAAGTAAGTACGACTCAGATTGGCTCCACTCAAGTTGGCCATTTCCAAACTAGCCTGACTAATGTTGGCATCACTCAAGTCAGCCCCACTCAAGTTAGCCTTAATCAAATTAGCACCCGCCAATTCAGCTTTGCTCAAGTCGATTCCACTCAAATCAGCCCCTTCCAAATCAATACCAATCAAACTCAAGTCAGCCCCAGCAAAGTCTCTCTCACCTTTCTCGTAACGACTGAGTAATTCTTTAGCCTTCATAAATACTTAATTTTAAAAAATTTGTTTGAGCTTGTTTACAGTTGATATAGTTATAATTATTACAGTATTTGAGTAAAAAAGCGTCCCCATTTTATAATATTTAAAATGTCAAACAGTTACCCTCTTATAACGCAGACCTAAAGAGTGCGATCTCACTTAGCTAACGAGTCAGTTTGCACATAAAATTCCATCGAATTTTTAGTCATTGTTATCAATAAACTTGTTAGTAAAACTGAAAAGATTTTTTAAATGTAAAACTATAAAGTGAAAAATTTCAAGCCTTGTTTACTCTGCGATAGCAGATTTTAATTTGTTTAACAGTTTATAACAGAGAGCCTATCGGCTCCAATTAAACTTTATACTGTGCATGATATCGATCGCACAAGTAATACTTACTATCCAGTATTACAAAACACTAAAATACGCAACGTACAATAGTAATAAGAGAGGTATAAAAATGTCCTTTGACCACAAAGCGTTTGTATTTGATTACAATTCATTCGAGCGAGAATTAAAATCGATTATAGAAGATGCAATTGATACGGGCAGCTATGAAGATTTAGAAAGATATATCATAGCTAATTTAAATTTTTTAAAAGATCCACATGAGGGTGAAAGTTTGTCCGAAGACTGGAAGGAAATGCTTGAATACCAAGAAAATCCAGATCAATATGGTGATTTTGCAATGACTAAATTCTATAATCCTGCTGAAGATGTTGGACTTGGACACGAGTGGGCTGATGCTCAAAGTATATTATCAAATGAATTTGAGGATTCTAGTATTGTACTTGGAACACCTATTGAAAGAAATGCCGTTTTTTTCGACCCAGGAAAAATGGGAAGTTATTTCCAATCTTCAAATATGGTGATAGAAAATAAACAAAAGATTGATATACTTATTAAGCAAAAACCAGAATATGCAAAGATTTTAGAGCCAGTAACTTATATGTTCGAGTGTGCAATTGCTGTTAACAAGGGGTTATATATTACTTTTTGAAAAGTGTAGTACGAATGTTGCTCATCACTTGAAATTAAGACAGAGCAATGTTACTACAACTTTCTAATGAAAAAATCAAAAATCTTATTCAAATATGTCTTTATATTTGATAAATGGAACAATTTTTAACACCAGCATTCAAGAATTGTCTGAGGTTCTTGAAAAGGTACTGGAATCAAAGATAGAACCAAATAA contains the following coding sequences:
- a CDS encoding pentapeptide repeat-containing protein, with translation MKAKELLSRYEKGERDFAGADLSLIGIDLEGADLSGIDLSKAELAGANLIKANLSGADLSDANISQASLEMANLSGANLSRTYLFMSILERANLSGANLSDANLVAAYLEGANLTNANLTGADLEGASIDPSPIYCNTIMPDGSIETS